In the genome of Monodelphis domestica isolate mMonDom1 chromosome 2, mMonDom1.pri, whole genome shotgun sequence, one region contains:
- the NEK2 gene encoding serine/threonine-protein kinase Nek2 isoform X1, translated as MPSRVEDYEVLFTIGTGSYGRCQKIRRKSDGKVLVWKELDYGSMTEAEKQMLVSEVNLLRELKHPNIVRYYDRIIDRSNTTLYIVMEYCEGGDLASVITKCTKERHYSDEDFVLRVMTQLTLALKECHRRSDGGHTVLHRDLKPANVFLDGKQNVKLGDFGLARILNHDTSFAKTFVGTPYYMSPEQMNRLSYNEKSDIWSLGCLLYELCALMPPFTAFSQKELAEKIREGKFRRIPYRYSDELNDIITKMLNLKDYCRPSVEEILENSLIADLVAEEQRKNPERRGRRSGEPEKLQNSGPAMTELKLKELQLQEREKAIKAREERLEQKERELCIRERLAEDKLIRAENLLKNYNLLKEQKILALANSSEPLDFPSSLTKKKVHFSGESKENILSGENSENYPISKSKGCDLKKRLYAAQLRVQALSELEKNYQLKSRQILGMR; from the exons ATGCCTTCCCGAGTGGAGGACTACGAGGTGCTCTTCACCATTGGTACCGGTTCTTACGGCCGCTGCCAAAAGATACGACGGAAAAGCGATGGCAAG GTATTAGTTTGGAAAGAACTTGACTATGGCTCTATGACAGAAGCTGAGAAGCAAATGCTTGTTTCTGAAGTGAATTTGCTCCGTGAACTAAAACATCCAAATATTGTCAGATATTATGACCGTATTATTGATAGATCCAATACAACACTCtatattgtaatggaatattgtgaaGGAGGGGATCTGGCTAGTGTTATAACAAAATGTACCAAAGAGAG ACATTATTCAGATGAAGATTTTGTTCTCCGTGTAATGACTCAGCTGACCTTGGCCCTAAAGGAATGTCATAGACGAAGTGATGGTGGCCATACTGTGTTGCATCGTGACCTGAAGCCTGCTAATGTTTTCCTGGATGGCAAGCAAAATGTCAAACTTGGAGACTTTGGGCTTGCTAGGATATTAAACCATGATACAAGTTTTGCAAAAACATTTGTTGGCACACCATATTACATGTCTCCC gaacaaATGAATCGCTTGTCCTATAATGAAAAGTCTGATATCTGGTCATTAGGCTGTTTGCTCTATGAGTTGTGTGCTTTAAT gccTCCTTTTACAGCTTTTAGTCAAAAAGAATTAGCTGAAAagatcagagaaggaaaattccGACGAATTCCTTATCGTTACTCAGATGAGTTGAATGACATTATTACCAAGATGCTAAATTTGAAG gATTACTGTCGACCATCTGTTGAAGAAATTCTGGAAAACTCTCTAATAGCAGATTTGGTAGCggaagagcaaagaaaaaatcctgaGAGGAGGGGGCGACGATCTGGAGAGCCAGAAAAGCTGCAAAATTCAGGCCCTGCAATGACTGAGCTGAAATTGAAGGAGCTACAActgcaggaaagagaaaaagcCATTAAAGCAAGAGAAGAAAGGCTAGAAC agaaagaacgtGAACTTTGTATTCGGGAGAGACTTGCAGAAGACAAACTTATCAGAGCTGaaaatttattgaaaaattataaCCTGTTAAAGGAACAGAAGATTTTGGCATTGGCAAATAGCTCAG aACCACTTGATTTCCCCTCATCTCTAACCAAGAAGAAAGTTCACTTCAGTGGGGAAAGTAAAGAGAATATCCTGAGTGGCGAGAACTCTGAGAATTATCCCATCAGCAAGTCCAAAGGCTGTGACTTGAAGAAGAGACTTTATGCTGCTCAACTGCGTGTTCAAGCCCTGTCAGAGCTGGAGAAAAACTACCAGCTGAAGAGCAGACAGATTCTGGGCATGCGCTGA
- the NEK2 gene encoding serine/threonine-protein kinase Nek2 isoform X2, translating into MTEAEKQMLVSEVNLLRELKHPNIVRYYDRIIDRSNTTLYIVMEYCEGGDLASVITKCTKERHYSDEDFVLRVMTQLTLALKECHRRSDGGHTVLHRDLKPANVFLDGKQNVKLGDFGLARILNHDTSFAKTFVGTPYYMSPEQMNRLSYNEKSDIWSLGCLLYELCALMPPFTAFSQKELAEKIREGKFRRIPYRYSDELNDIITKMLNLKDYCRPSVEEILENSLIADLVAEEQRKNPERRGRRSGEPEKLQNSGPAMTELKLKELQLQEREKAIKAREERLEQKERELCIRERLAEDKLIRAENLLKNYNLLKEQKILALANSSEPLDFPSSLTKKKVHFSGESKENILSGENSENYPISKSKGCDLKKRLYAAQLRVQALSELEKNYQLKSRQILGMR; encoded by the exons ATGACAGAAGCTGAGAAGCAAATGCTTGTTTCTGAAGTGAATTTGCTCCGTGAACTAAAACATCCAAATATTGTCAGATATTATGACCGTATTATTGATAGATCCAATACAACACTCtatattgtaatggaatattgtgaaGGAGGGGATCTGGCTAGTGTTATAACAAAATGTACCAAAGAGAG ACATTATTCAGATGAAGATTTTGTTCTCCGTGTAATGACTCAGCTGACCTTGGCCCTAAAGGAATGTCATAGACGAAGTGATGGTGGCCATACTGTGTTGCATCGTGACCTGAAGCCTGCTAATGTTTTCCTGGATGGCAAGCAAAATGTCAAACTTGGAGACTTTGGGCTTGCTAGGATATTAAACCATGATACAAGTTTTGCAAAAACATTTGTTGGCACACCATATTACATGTCTCCC gaacaaATGAATCGCTTGTCCTATAATGAAAAGTCTGATATCTGGTCATTAGGCTGTTTGCTCTATGAGTTGTGTGCTTTAAT gccTCCTTTTACAGCTTTTAGTCAAAAAGAATTAGCTGAAAagatcagagaaggaaaattccGACGAATTCCTTATCGTTACTCAGATGAGTTGAATGACATTATTACCAAGATGCTAAATTTGAAG gATTACTGTCGACCATCTGTTGAAGAAATTCTGGAAAACTCTCTAATAGCAGATTTGGTAGCggaagagcaaagaaaaaatcctgaGAGGAGGGGGCGACGATCTGGAGAGCCAGAAAAGCTGCAAAATTCAGGCCCTGCAATGACTGAGCTGAAATTGAAGGAGCTACAActgcaggaaagagaaaaagcCATTAAAGCAAGAGAAGAAAGGCTAGAAC agaaagaacgtGAACTTTGTATTCGGGAGAGACTTGCAGAAGACAAACTTATCAGAGCTGaaaatttattgaaaaattataaCCTGTTAAAGGAACAGAAGATTTTGGCATTGGCAAATAGCTCAG aACCACTTGATTTCCCCTCATCTCTAACCAAGAAGAAAGTTCACTTCAGTGGGGAAAGTAAAGAGAATATCCTGAGTGGCGAGAACTCTGAGAATTATCCCATCAGCAAGTCCAAAGGCTGTGACTTGAAGAAGAGACTTTATGCTGCTCAACTGCGTGTTCAAGCCCTGTCAGAGCTGGAGAAAAACTACCAGCTGAAGAGCAGACAGATTCTGGGCATGCGCTGA
- the NEK2 gene encoding serine/threonine-protein kinase Nek2 isoform X3 has product MPSRVEDYEVLFTIGTGSYGRCQKIRRKSDGKVLVWKELDYGSMTEAEKQMLVSEVNLLRELKHPNIVRYYDRIIDRSNTTLYIVMEYCEGGDLASVITKCTKERHYSDEDFVLRVMTQLTLALKECHRRSDGGHTVLHRDLKPANVFLDGKQNVKLGDFGLARILNHDTSFAKTFVGTPYYMSPEQMNRLSYNEKSDIWSLGCLLYELCALMPPFTAFSQKELAEKIREGKFRRIPYRYSDELNDIITKMLNLKDYCRPSVEEILENSLIADLVAEEQRKNPERRGRRSGEPEKLQNSGPAMTELKLKELQLQEREKAIKAREERLEQKERELCIRERLAEDKLIRAENLLKNYNLLKEQKILALANSSETPILI; this is encoded by the exons ATGCCTTCCCGAGTGGAGGACTACGAGGTGCTCTTCACCATTGGTACCGGTTCTTACGGCCGCTGCCAAAAGATACGACGGAAAAGCGATGGCAAG GTATTAGTTTGGAAAGAACTTGACTATGGCTCTATGACAGAAGCTGAGAAGCAAATGCTTGTTTCTGAAGTGAATTTGCTCCGTGAACTAAAACATCCAAATATTGTCAGATATTATGACCGTATTATTGATAGATCCAATACAACACTCtatattgtaatggaatattgtgaaGGAGGGGATCTGGCTAGTGTTATAACAAAATGTACCAAAGAGAG ACATTATTCAGATGAAGATTTTGTTCTCCGTGTAATGACTCAGCTGACCTTGGCCCTAAAGGAATGTCATAGACGAAGTGATGGTGGCCATACTGTGTTGCATCGTGACCTGAAGCCTGCTAATGTTTTCCTGGATGGCAAGCAAAATGTCAAACTTGGAGACTTTGGGCTTGCTAGGATATTAAACCATGATACAAGTTTTGCAAAAACATTTGTTGGCACACCATATTACATGTCTCCC gaacaaATGAATCGCTTGTCCTATAATGAAAAGTCTGATATCTGGTCATTAGGCTGTTTGCTCTATGAGTTGTGTGCTTTAAT gccTCCTTTTACAGCTTTTAGTCAAAAAGAATTAGCTGAAAagatcagagaaggaaaattccGACGAATTCCTTATCGTTACTCAGATGAGTTGAATGACATTATTACCAAGATGCTAAATTTGAAG gATTACTGTCGACCATCTGTTGAAGAAATTCTGGAAAACTCTCTAATAGCAGATTTGGTAGCggaagagcaaagaaaaaatcctgaGAGGAGGGGGCGACGATCTGGAGAGCCAGAAAAGCTGCAAAATTCAGGCCCTGCAATGACTGAGCTGAAATTGAAGGAGCTACAActgcaggaaagagaaaaagcCATTAAAGCAAGAGAAGAAAGGCTAGAAC agaaagaacgtGAACTTTGTATTCGGGAGAGACTTGCAGAAGACAAACTTATCAGAGCTGaaaatttattgaaaaattataaCCTGTTAAAGGAACAGAAGATTTTGGCATTGGCAAATAGCTCAG aAACCCCAATCCTAATTTGA